From the Myxococcaceae bacterium JPH2 genome, the window CTCCGGCAGCCAGCCAAAGCCAAGGCCCTCCATGATGGCGGCCTTCTTGGACGCGAAGTCGTTGAGGTGCACCGTGGAGCGCGTCTCCAGCGGGCCCGTGCTCAGTTGGAGGCGCGGGTCCGAGCCGCGCACGGTGAGCAGCAGGTGGGGCTCCAGGTCTTCGTCGCGCAACGGGCCGCGACGGCGGGCCAGCGGGTGGTCCTTGTGCGCGACGAGCACCGCCTTGAGCACGGGCAGGGCGTAGGAGCGCAGGCCGGGGAGCGCGGGCGGCAGCAGCGACACCATGAGGTCCGCCTCGTCGCGGGTGAAGGCCGCCTCCACGCCGGCGAGGAACTCGGTGGACACGTGGAAGCGCGTGCCCGCGCCCTCGGCTCGAAGCTGCTTCACCACGCGCAGCACGGGCTCGGCGGGGAAGATGCCGTCGAAGATGACGCGCAGGCTGGGCTCCCAGCCGGAGCGAATCTCCGCGCAGGCCGCCGCCAGCTCACGCTCGGCCGCCAAGAGCCGGCGGCAGTGCTCCAGCACCCGCTCTCCCGCGGGCGTCAGCCGGGTCCGATAGCCACGCCGATCCAACAGCACCAACTCCGTCTGCTCCTCCAGGGTCCGCAGCGCGTACAGCACCGCGGTGTGGCCCTTGTGCAGCGCCTCGGCCGCGGCGGCGAAGGTCTGGTGGCGGGCGAGCGCGTCCAGCGCGCGGGCCTGCTCGAGCGTGACGTTCATGCCCCGGGATTGTGCATGGCCTGGACTGTTTGGGCGCGTCTTTGTGCATCGGAACGTCGGGCGCACGCCTGCCCGGACGGGCGGCTCAGGGGGCGAAGCTGCGCACGAGCGGGGAGCGGACGCCGGAGGACAGCACCCAGAGCTGGTGGGACGTGCGGGTGACGGCCACGTGCAGCCGGCGGCGGGCATCGTCCTCGCTGGGGTAGGCGCGCGCCGTCACGTCGGGCAGGAGCACGTAGTCGAACTCCAGCCCCTTCACGTTGTCCACGTCCGTGACGTCCACGCCCGGCTCGAAGGAGAACTCGCCGTCGCGCACCAGCCGAGCCCAGGGCATGTCGGCGATGACGCGATAGAAGGACGCCGCGGCGTCGCGGCTGCTGGCGATGACTCCGATGGAGGCGTGCGGCTCGCGCAGCACGAGGTCCCTCAGCGCGTCGCCCAAGAAGAGCCAGGTCTGCGCCTCGTCCGGGAAGTGGTGGAAGCCCACGGGCGCGCCATCTCGACCGGGGCGCGCGGGCGCGGCTGGAGCCAGAGGCCCGAGCACGTGCTGCGCCAGGGTCACCACCGGCTTGGGGCAGCGATAGGACACCTGGAGGCGGCACGTCGCGGCGTCGCGGATGTCCAGCTCGCCCAGCGCGGCGGACCAGCCCGCGAAGCCCGAGGTCGTCTGCTGCATCTCGTCGCCCGCCAGCGTGCAGCTTCGCCCCGCGCCCAGCAGCTGGCCCACGACGTACAGCTCGAAGAGGGAGAAGTCCTCGGCCTCGTCGAGCACGATGTGCGCCACCCGGTCCGCGCCCAGCGGGCCGTGCTGTCCCTTGAGGAACATCAGGATGGGCAGGTCGTCCAGGTCGAGCGTCTCGGCGAGCGCGTCCGGCGTGTCCGCCTCGATGGACTTGCCGTCCACGGTGACGAGGCTCTCCGGGTCATAGTCCTTGAGCGCGCGCGAGAGCGGGACCGCGAGCTGGAGCTTGGTGTGCTCGAGCGTCTCGTTGATGGCCGTGAGCGGCAGCTCGCCCCGGGCCGCGCTCACCACGCTCTCCAGGAAGCGGCGGTCCATGTACGCGTCCGTCAACCGCGTGCGCAGGCGGTCCAGCGTCACCGAGGTGGACTTCTTGGGCACGCCCATGCGGGCCGCGAGCGCGCGGCGCAGGGCCGGGTGGCGCTTGAGCCGTGAGACGAGCGCGGGCGTCTCCGGCGCCAGCTTGATGCCCGGCACGCTGAACACCGAGCGCGCCGTCGCCAGCGACCACGCCTCCAGCGTCTGCACGGACACGCGTCCCAGCCCGAGCGGCGCGAGCAGTCGCCGCGACAGCCGCGCCAAGCCCTCCTCGGGGACGATGACCTGGGTGCGCGCGGGCGGGTACTTCGCGGGCGCGTCGAAGGCAATCTTCGCCAGCCGGTGCAGCGCCACCGTCGTCTTGCCGCTGCCAGCGCTGCCCAGCACCAGGAGGGGCTCGTCCGCGCCGGTGCTGACGGCCTCATACTGCTCGGCGTCGAGGAGCGCGGTCACTCCGAAGGCATCCGCGTTGGGAGCGGTGCCCTTGCCCACGCCGAGGAACTCGGGGCGCGCTGCCTTGCCCGTGCCTCCCGCGAGCAGCGACGACGCGCTCATCCCCGCGCGCCGCCATGCGCCGTCCGGCGTGCGCTCCAGCACCCGCGCGCCCAGGCTCACGCGCGTCAGCACGCCGCGCTCGATGACCACCAGCCGCCGCGCGGTGACGGTGCCCTCGGACAGGCGGTCACCGAAGGACTCCTCGTACGCGTCGCCTTCCTCGTAGCCGTAGAACACGCGCGCCACGGGGGCGAAGCGCCAGTCGATGACGCGCACGCCCGCGCTCACATCCGCGAACGTGGTGCGGCCCAAGAGGTAGTCGCGCTCGCCGGTGACGCCGTCGAGGCGCAAGTGCGCGAAGTAGGGCGCCTGCGGGTCCGGCAGCGTGACGGGCGTCTGGCGCTCCATCAGCGCGCGGGCCTCGTTCATCTGCGTGAAGATGTGCGGCAGGTCCGCCTCGTGGGCCGTGGACGCATCGTCGCGGAGCACCGCGAGCTGGGCCACCAGGCCGCGCGTGTCCAGCGCCCGTCCCGCCGCCGCCTGCCGCGCGACGCCAATGGCCTGTCGCACGCGCTCCAGCAGCGCCTCCTCCTCCGCGATGAGCGCGCGATCCTCCACGGAGAGCTCGTGCTCGGGCTGGCCCATGGTCTGCTCCTCGCGACGGCGAGCGCACAGGCGTCGTGCCTGGGCTCCGCGTCGGCCGCGCAAGGTGACCTCTGGGCCGGCGCAGGTCAACCCGTTGGTTTTGCGGGCCGAATTGCTACAGTGTTTGACGTTGCGAGCGCGGCCACTGTCGTCCTCCAACGCTGTGCCCTTCTTCGCCTTCCCTGCCCTCTGCGCCGCGCCCACAGTCGCCGCCGCTCTGCTCACGGAGGGGCGCATGCTGAGGACTGCAAGGCTTTGCTGGACGCTGTCGGTGCTGTTCACGCTGGGACTCGCCGCACCCGCGGCGGCCCAAGAGAGCCCGGAGGCGCAAGGGGCTCCACCCGAATCCGATGCAGCGAGCATGGAAGCCCGGATGAAGGCGGCGCGCATCGAGGCCGTCAAGAACACCACCGGCTTCCAGATGGCGCTCAGCGTGAACGGCGGCCTGGGCGCGGGCTTCGTCTATAAAGAGGGCACGTCGCGCACGGGCCAGTTGGAGAACCTCAAGATCACCGACGCCGCCAAGGCCTCGCTGCCCGTCATCCTGGAAGTGGGCTATCGCGTCACGCCGCACCTGTACGGCGGTGCCTACGGCTCCTACGAGGAGGTCTTCACCAAGCGCAACCCACTCTCCTGTCCCGAGAACTTCGACTGCGCGACGTGGCAATGGCGCTTCGGTGTCGAGGCCCGCTACCACTTCGCGCTCGGCATGTTCGACCCCTGGGTGGGCCTGGGCGTGGGCATGGAGTTCCTCAAGAGCCGCGTGAAGGGAGACATCTCCGTGCCCGTGGCCGGCGTGGGCGCGGTGCCCGGGAAGCTGGAGACGCATGTCACGGACCGAGGCCCCACCTTCGCGCGGCTCTCCTTCGGCGGTGACTTCCGGCTCGGTCGCTACGTGGCGGCGGGCCCTGCCTTCACCGCGTCGGTGGGCAGCTACACCGTGCGCACGGGCACGCAGACCGTGACGTTGAGCGTCCCCAACACCGAGCCCATCGAGAGCCAGGTGTCCGCCGTGAAGGACGGCTTCCACGCCACCTTCACCATGGGCGTGCGCTTCGTCTGGCTCCCGTTCTTCTGAGGCGGGCCATCCTGCCCTCGGCACCCCATGACGGGTGCCAGGGCGGCGGGTCCGTCAAGTCCTGACGAACCCGTTAGACACGACTAGTATCGTGCGAGTCGGGCGGACCCAGTTCCCGAGGACTCGCACCATGCACGAGCGGTTCACCCCCGAGCACGACGCCTTCCGCCGCACGGTGCGGCAGTTCGTGGAGCGGGAGCTGGCGCCCCACGCGCTGGAGTGGGAGCGCGCAGGGGGCTTTCCCCGCGACGTCTTCACGAAGTGCGGCGCGCTGGGGTTCTTCGGCATCAACCATGATCCGCGCTACGGGGGCAGCGGGCTGGATTACTGGTACGTGGCGGCGTTCGCGGAGGAACTGGCGCGCAGCCAGAACGCGGGCGTGAGCATGGCGCTGCTGGTGCAAGGGCAGATGGCCACGCCGGTGCTCAACGAGCTGGGCACGGAGGAGCAGAAGCGCGAGTTCCTCGCACCCGCGCTTCGGGGCGAGCGCATCGCCGCGCTGGCGATGAGCGAGCCGGGCGCGGGCTCGGACCTGGCCCAGCTGCGCACCACCGCGCGGCGGGACGGGGATGACTACGTCATCCATGGCTCCAAGACGTGGATCACCAACGGCGCGAGCGCCGACTTCCTCGTGCTGGCGGTGCGCACGGCAGGCCCGGGTGCGCCGGGCATCTCGCTGGTGACGTTCCCCACGGACGTGAAGGGCTTCCAGGTGTCGCGCAAGCTGGAGAAGGTGGGGCAGCGCGCATCGGACATGGCCATCCTCTACTTCGAGGACTGCCGCATTCCGGCGCGCTACGTGCTCGGCCGTGAGAACGACGGCTTCTCGTACATCATGAGCAGCTTCCACTCGGAGCGCCTGGTGACGGCGCTCAACACGGTGGCGGTGATGGAGTGGCTCTTGAAGGACGCGCTGCGGTACGGCCGCGAGCGCGAGGCCTTTGGTCAGCGGTTGATCGACTTCCAGGTGTGGCGCCACAAGTTCGTGGAGCACCTGACGATGCTCGAGGCCGCGCGGCGCCTGACGTACCACGCCGTGGACCTGTACGAGCGCAGCCGCAAGGCCAAGCCCGTGAAGGAAATCTCCATGGCCAAGCTGCTCACCAGCGAGCTGGCCCAGCGCGTGGCCTATGACTGCCAGCAGTTCTACGGCGGCATGGGCTACGTGGAGGAGACCCCGGTGGCCCGCGCGTGGCGCGACGTGCGCATGCTCACCATCGGGGGCGGCACGTCCGAGGTCATGAAGGAGATCATCGCGCACACCTTCGCGTTCTGAAGGGGCCCGCGCCTGGGCTTCAGCTGAGAACGCCCGCTGCTTTGCACTTCTTCACACGCCCCAGGGGGTTGGCTTCATGCACGCCCCCGAGGATGCCGGCGTGGACAAGCTGCGAGGTGGACGATGATTCTCGTAACGGGCGCGACGGGCCGCGTGGGGCGCGCCGTCGTGACGCAGTTGCTCTCGGCGGGTGAGCACGTCCGCGTGCTCTCTCGGGAGGGCGTGCGGCCGATGGGGCTCGATGCGCGCGTGGAGGTGGTGCGGGGTGACCTGGGCCAGCCGGACTCGCTGCCCGCCGCCATGCGCGACGTGGAGCGCCTGTTCCTCCAGACTCCGGGGCCCACGCTGGTGCCCGCGGCGCATGCGCTGGATGCGGCGAAGCACTCGGGTGTGCGTCACGTGGTGACGTTGTCCGCGCTGTCGGCGGGCATGGCGCCGCTGTCCCTCTTGGGGCAATGGCACCGCGACCGCGAGCAGCTCCTGGAGACCTCGGGTCTGGCGTGGACCGCCATCCGCCCCGGCGCCTGCATGTCGGACGCGCTCCAGTGGGCGGCCTCCATTCGCGCGGAGGGCGCGGTGTATCACTTCACGGGAGACGGACGGGTCGCGCCCATCGATGCGAGCGACATCGCTCGGGTGGCGGTCACCGCGCTGACGCAGCCGGGCCACGAGGGCAGGACATACGAACTCACCGGCGCGGAGTTGTTGAGCGTGGGCGAGCAGGTGCGCATCCTGTCCTCGGTGCTGGGCCGTCCGCTGCGAGGGGTGAACCTGTCGGTGGAGGCCGCCGCTTCGCTCATCCGCAAGACGGGCTGCCCTCCTCTGGTCGCTGAGGCGGTGGTGCAGGATTCCGCTCAGGTCAGAGCAGGCAAGGCAGCGGTGGTGACGCCCACCGTTGAACAGATGACGGGCCAGCGTCCGCGCAGCTTCGAGGCCTGGTGCCAGGCGCACTCCCAGGACTTCCTCGGGGTGACGACGGACCTGGCCGCGGCCGCCCACGTGCCTGCTGCGCGAGGTGAGGCGCTGGCCTAGGCTGCGCACGCCATGCGCCTTGCACTCGTGCTGTTGCTGTCGCTCGCTGCTCCCGCGCTCGCGGCCTCGCCCGTGGAGGTTGCCCGGGGTCACCTCAAGAAGGGGCACCTCGACGAAGTCCTCTTCGCCTTGGATGGACAGAACGTGTCCGCCGAGGAGCGCGCTCCCGCCGCGGCGGTCCTCGCGGACGCGAGCCGCGCCGCGCTCGCGAAGAAGGACACCATGCTCGCGCTGCAGTTCTCGCAGATGGCGCTGCGCTACGACGCGGAGCAGCCCGCCGCGCTCGAGGTGGCCTCGCGCGCCTACTTCGCGGAGAAGCAGATCTCCTCCGCGGAGGACACCTGCGAGAAGTGGTTGCGCGTGACGAACTCCGCGCCCGCGGCGCGCCTGCTGCGCGCGGAGATCGCCAGCGGCGAGGCGGAGTGGTCTCGCGTCCTCACGCTGCTGTCGGCGGAGGTGCCCGCGTCGCTGGCCAAGCCGGCTCAGTCGAAGTGGCGCGCGCTCCGCAAGGACGCGGCCCAGCAAGAAGCGTCCAGCAAGAAGGCCCGCGGGCAACTGGAGGCAATGGACGCTCACCTCGCAGCGGCCCAGGGCGCCGCGGCGGATGCGCCGAAGTCGCAGCGCCCGGAGACCGTTGCGGCGGCCCCCAGCCCGTACCCCATCATCCTCTACGTCCGAGGAGGCTGTGAGATTTGTCGGGACGCCGCGACCTTCCTCACGACCCAGCGCGTGACCTTCGTCCAGAAGGACATCGGCAAGGACGCCGCTGCGCGCGATGAGCTGCAGGCCAAGAAGCAGCGGGCCCACGTCACGTATGACGGAGTCCCCATCACTGACTTTGGGGGCCGCATCGTGCCTGGGTATGAGTCGCGCCTCTTCAAAGAGGAGCTGCGGCTCTACGCCGGCGACCCGGACGCCTTCCGCTGAAGGCCGCCCGCCTGGGCCCCGGCGCGGCGCGCGGAGCCTCGGGTTCGTCGGTGCGCCCAGGGGGTGTGCGGTGTTTCTTCATGGAGCCCGTGCCACCGGACACCACGTCCCAGGAAAGGAGGGGCCATGAGCCGAACACCGTCGGACCGCGCGAGCCCCTCCGAGCCGTTCCTGCCGGTGGCGCCCCTCCTCTGGATGGGGGAGCGCGAGCCGCCGCGCCTGCGCTGGCTGAGTCGGTCGCTCGCCCAGGTGCTCGGCCGCCGTGAGGGCGAGGCCTGGGAGCCCTCGCTGCTCGAACGCATCGTGGACCCCAGGGACCTGCCTGGGCTGCAAGACGCGTGGCGCTCGGTCGTGGACTCGCGTGCTCCGGCGACGGTGGATGCTCGCGTGACGTGCCCCGAGGGCGGCGTGCTGCGGCTCTCTATCGCGCTCAGTCTCGTGGAAGGGGCGGACGACGCGGGACAGGTGCTGGGCACGGTGCAGGTGCTGGGGGCGGGGGACACGGCGTTGGATCCCGACCCCGCCACGGCGCGCTGTGAGGTCGCCGAGCTTCAGCTCACGCGTGCGCGGCGCGAGCTGGAGGAACTCATCGACAGCATCGACGGCATCGTGTGGGAGGCCGATGCGAGCTTCCGCTTCACCTTCGTGAGTCAGCAGGCAGAGCGTCTGCTCGGATATCCCGCGCGCCAGTGGGTCGAGGACCCGGGCTTCTGGGTGAAGCACCTGCACCCCGATGACCGGGACTGGGCCTCGTCGTTCTGTCGTGAGTCGGCCGAGCGGTGTCTGCCGCACGAGTTCGAGTATCGGATGCTCACGGCCGATGGCCGCGTGGTGTGGCTGCGCGACCTGGTCACCGTGCTGACCGAGGCGGGCCGGCCCCATCGGCTGCGCGGCATCATGGTGGACGTCACCCAGCAGCGCGGCGCGCAGGAGCGTCTGGAGCGCACGGTGTCGCTGTTGGAGGCCACGCTCGATGCCACGACGGACGGGCTCCTCGTGGTGAACCGGGAGGGGCGACTCACGGCCTACAACCGCCGCTTCCAACGGATGTGGGGGGTGTCCGAGGAGCTGCTGAAGGGGGGGCAGGACGCGCGGATGCTGCGGACGGCGAGTGAGCAGGTGAAGGACCCCGAGCAGTTCGTCGCCCGCGTGCGCGCGCTGTACGACACGCCGGACGCGGACAGCTTCGACATCATCGAGCTGAACGACGGGCGGGTGATGGAGCGCTCCTCTCAGCCACAGCGCCATGGCGGTGTCATCACGGGGCGGGTGTGGAGCTTCCGGGATGTCACCCAGCGAGTGCGCGCGGCCCGGGAGCGCGAGCGTCTCCTGCGTGAAGCGCACGAGGCCATCCAGGTGCGCGACGACTTCCTCTCCATCGCCTCGCATGAACTCAAGACGCCGCTGACGCCATTGCGCCTGCTGCTCCAGTCCCTGCGCAACGCGCTCGTCGCCGGCCAGCCCGTGACTCCCGAGCGCGTGGACAAGGCGCTCGGGCAGGTGCGTCGGCTTGCGTCGCTCGTCAATGACTTGCTGGACGCGTCCCTGGTGGGGGCCGGTCGGCTGGAGATGCAGCGTGGTCCCGTGCCGCTCCAGGACGTCGTGCGCGAGGTGACGTCCGACTTCCGCGACGCGAGCGAGCGCCACGTGGTGACGTACGAGGCGCCCAGCGA encodes:
- a CDS encoding LysR family transcriptional regulator, which codes for MNVTLEQARALDALARHQTFAAAAEALHKGHTAVLYALRTLEEQTELVLLDRRGYRTRLTPAGERVLEHCRRLLAAERELAAACAEIRSGWEPSLRVIFDGIFPAEPVLRVVKQLRAEGAGTRFHVSTEFLAGVEAAFTRDEADLMVSLLPPALPGLRSYALPVLKAVLVAHKDHPLARRRGPLRDEDLEPHLLLTVRGSDPRLQLSTGPLETRSTVHLNDFASKKAAIMEGLGFGWLPEHLAGRELKRGVLRALKLPGGAIHAFQPRLHHRAATHPGRAASRMVRALTGVDPVV
- a CDS encoding ATP-binding domain-containing protein, with amino-acid sequence MGQPEHELSVEDRALIAEEEALLERVRQAIGVARQAAAGRALDTRGLVAQLAVLRDDASTAHEADLPHIFTQMNEARALMERQTPVTLPDPQAPYFAHLRLDGVTGERDYLLGRTTFADVSAGVRVIDWRFAPVARVFYGYEEGDAYEESFGDRLSEGTVTARRLVVIERGVLTRVSLGARVLERTPDGAWRRAGMSASSLLAGGTGKAARPEFLGVGKGTAPNADAFGVTALLDAEQYEAVSTGADEPLLVLGSAGSGKTTVALHRLAKIAFDAPAKYPPARTQVIVPEEGLARLSRRLLAPLGLGRVSVQTLEAWSLATARSVFSVPGIKLAPETPALVSRLKRHPALRRALAARMGVPKKSTSVTLDRLRTRLTDAYMDRRFLESVVSAARGELPLTAINETLEHTKLQLAVPLSRALKDYDPESLVTVDGKSIEADTPDALAETLDLDDLPILMFLKGQHGPLGADRVAHIVLDEAEDFSLFELYVVGQLLGAGRSCTLAGDEMQQTTSGFAGWSAALGELDIRDAATCRLQVSYRCPKPVVTLAQHVLGPLAPAAPARPGRDGAPVGFHHFPDEAQTWLFLGDALRDLVLREPHASIGVIASSRDAAASFYRVIADMPWARLVRDGEFSFEPGVDVTDVDNVKGLEFDYVLLPDVTARAYPSEDDARRRLHVAVTRTSHQLWVLSSGVRSPLVRSFAP
- a CDS encoding acyl-CoA dehydrogenase family protein produces the protein MHERFTPEHDAFRRTVRQFVERELAPHALEWERAGGFPRDVFTKCGALGFFGINHDPRYGGSGLDYWYVAAFAEELARSQNAGVSMALLVQGQMATPVLNELGTEEQKREFLAPALRGERIAALAMSEPGAGSDLAQLRTTARRDGDDYVIHGSKTWITNGASADFLVLAVRTAGPGAPGISLVTFPTDVKGFQVSRKLEKVGQRASDMAILYFEDCRIPARYVLGRENDGFSYIMSSFHSERLVTALNTVAVMEWLLKDALRYGREREAFGQRLIDFQVWRHKFVEHLTMLEAARRLTYHAVDLYERSRKAKPVKEISMAKLLTSELAQRVAYDCQQFYGGMGYVEETPVARAWRDVRMLTIGGGTSEVMKEIIAHTFAF
- a CDS encoding PAS domain-containing protein, coding for MGEREPPRLRWLSRSLAQVLGRREGEAWEPSLLERIVDPRDLPGLQDAWRSVVDSRAPATVDARVTCPEGGVLRLSIALSLVEGADDAGQVLGTVQVLGAGDTALDPDPATARCEVAELQLTRARRELEELIDSIDGIVWEADASFRFTFVSQQAERLLGYPARQWVEDPGFWVKHLHPDDRDWASSFCRESAERCLPHEFEYRMLTADGRVVWLRDLVTVLTEAGRPHRLRGIMVDVTQQRGAQERLERTVSLLEATLDATTDGLLVVNREGRLTAYNRRFQRMWGVSEELLKGGQDARMLRTASEQVKDPEQFVARVRALYDTPDADSFDIIELNDGRVMERSSQPQRHGGVITGRVWSFRDVTQRVRAARERERLLREAHEAIQVRDDFLSIASHELKTPLTPLRLLLQSLRNALVAGQPVTPERVDKALGQVRRLASLVNDLLDASLVGAGRLEMQRGPVPLQDVVREVTSDFRDASERHVVTYEAPSEELIVQGDRGRLTQVLSNLVENAIKYSPLGGAVRITLTREGTAAVLSVTDSGIGIPTEEQARLFNRFFRAHNSPVSGFGGLGLGLYICRDIVERHGGRIWVESELGRGSTFRVSLPVRAHAAVRPSTESGGAPP
- a CDS encoding SDR family oxidoreductase, which translates into the protein MILVTGATGRVGRAVVTQLLSAGEHVRVLSREGVRPMGLDARVEVVRGDLGQPDSLPAAMRDVERLFLQTPGPTLVPAAHALDAAKHSGVRHVVTLSALSAGMAPLSLLGQWHRDREQLLETSGLAWTAIRPGACMSDALQWAASIRAEGAVYHFTGDGRVAPIDASDIARVAVTALTQPGHEGRTYELTGAELLSVGEQVRILSSVLGRPLRGVNLSVEAAASLIRKTGCPPLVAEAVVQDSAQVRAGKAAVVTPTVEQMTGQRPRSFEAWCQAHSQDFLGVTTDLAAAAHVPAARGEALA